In Macadamia integrifolia cultivar HAES 741 chromosome 5, SCU_Mint_v3, whole genome shotgun sequence, a single window of DNA contains:
- the LOC122079550 gene encoding putative casein kinase II subunit beta-4 isoform X4: MRYRTPLLILLLFSSYGGGGGGGGGEGGELLESWISSSYSSSTTIIYIYQKEEEKMLRNGGGGASHRGVVTSTRSNPNTTAADTDLSNKPLKTSSALTDGRSGVASKKRSESVSTLAPRSKETKLSVQSPPELSDSESEETDLSSSEGDDSSWISWFCGLRGNELLCEVDEEYIQDDFNLCGLQGQVPYYDYALDMILDNDSLSGEVDGEEHGEIESAAELLYGLIHARYILTSKGLNAMHEKYKRVDFGRCPRVNCGGQPCLPVGTSDIPHDDSVKIYCPKCEDLYFPRCKYQSSILLIYCPFRYGWCIYWHYVPAFVSVDLPFHKARKTSSKLCT, from the exons ATGCGTTATAGAACCCCACTATTAATATTATTACTGTTTTCCAGTtacggaggaggaggaggaggaggaggaggagaaggaggagagttgttggaaagttggaTTAGTAGCAGTTATAGTAGTAGTACTactataatatatatttatcaaaaagaagaagaaaaaatgctgAGAAACGGTGGAGGAGGAGCCTCACATCGAGGAGTAGTTACCAGCACCAGATCTAATCCTAACACTACCGCCGCGGACACCGACTTATCTAATAAACCTTTGAAAACATCATCAGCTCTGACAGATGGCCGCTCCGGCGTCGCCTCGAAGAAGCGGTCGGAGAGTGTTTCCACTTTGGCACCCAGGAGCAAGGAGACTAAGCTCTCTGTCCAATCTCCTCCAG AGCtctcagattcagaaagtgagGAGACAGATCTCAGCAGTTCAGAGGGAGACGATTCATCATGGATCTCTTGGTTTTGTGGGTTGAGAGGAAATGAGCTCCTTTGCGAAGTTGACGAGGAGTATATTCAGGATGATTTTAATTTGTGTGGACTTCAGGGACAGGTTCCCTATTATGATTATGCCCTGGATATGATTTTAGACAACGATTCATTGAGTG GTGAGGTTGATGGTGAGGAACATGGTGAAATTGAATCTGCAGCTGAGTTGTTATATGGTCTTATACATGCACGTTATATTCTAACCAGCAAAGGATTGAATGCTATG CATGAGAAATACAAGAGGGTGGACTTTGGAAGATGCCCTCGTGTTAATTGTGGGGGGCAACCATGCTTGCCTGTGGGCACATCAGACATCCCTCATGATGACTCTGTGAAGATTTACTGCCCCAAATGTGAAGATTTGTACTTCCCGAGGTGCAAATATCAGAGCAGTATCCTTTTGATATATTGTCCCTTCAG
- the LOC122079550 gene encoding putative casein kinase II subunit beta-4 isoform X1, translated as MRYRTPLLILLLFSSYGGGGGGGGGEGGELLESWISSSYSSSTTIIYIYQKEEEKMLRNGGGGASHRGVVTSTRSNPNTTAADTDLSNKPLKTSSALTDGRSGVASKKRSESVSTLAPRSKETKLSVQSPPELSDSESEETDLSSSEGDDSSWISWFCGLRGNELLCEVDEEYIQDDFNLCGLQGQVPYYDYALDMILDNDSLSGEVDGEEHGEIESAAELLYGLIHARYILTSKGLNAMHEKYKRVDFGRCPRVNCGGQPCLPVGTSDIPHDDSVKIYCPKCEDLYFPRCKYQSSILLIYCPFRFQPSSTFVDFGVFLWAILTQKGYWCYHPPSQRRFTSMDMLFREIEAYFAPLQGELFGSEKVIHIPTFDCPFLIIDDGATQRNIGNKTTDLEALIDPTVTVQGEQEAPI; from the exons ATGCGTTATAGAACCCCACTATTAATATTATTACTGTTTTCCAGTtacggaggaggaggaggaggaggaggaggagaaggaggagagttgttggaaagttggaTTAGTAGCAGTTATAGTAGTAGTACTactataatatatatttatcaaaaagaagaagaaaaaatgctgAGAAACGGTGGAGGAGGAGCCTCACATCGAGGAGTAGTTACCAGCACCAGATCTAATCCTAACACTACCGCCGCGGACACCGACTTATCTAATAAACCTTTGAAAACATCATCAGCTCTGACAGATGGCCGCTCCGGCGTCGCCTCGAAGAAGCGGTCGGAGAGTGTTTCCACTTTGGCACCCAGGAGCAAGGAGACTAAGCTCTCTGTCCAATCTCCTCCAG AGCtctcagattcagaaagtgagGAGACAGATCTCAGCAGTTCAGAGGGAGACGATTCATCATGGATCTCTTGGTTTTGTGGGTTGAGAGGAAATGAGCTCCTTTGCGAAGTTGACGAGGAGTATATTCAGGATGATTTTAATTTGTGTGGACTTCAGGGACAGGTTCCCTATTATGATTATGCCCTGGATATGATTTTAGACAACGATTCATTGAGTG GTGAGGTTGATGGTGAGGAACATGGTGAAATTGAATCTGCAGCTGAGTTGTTATATGGTCTTATACATGCACGTTATATTCTAACCAGCAAAGGATTGAATGCTATG CATGAGAAATACAAGAGGGTGGACTTTGGAAGATGCCCTCGTGTTAATTGTGGGGGGCAACCATGCTTGCCTGTGGGCACATCAGACATCCCTCATGATGACTCTGTGAAGATTTACTGCCCCAAATGTGAAGATTTGTACTTCCCGAGGTGCAAATATCAGAGCAGTATCCTTTTGATATATTGTCCCTTCAG GTTCCAGCCAAGCTCGACCTTCGTGGACTTCGGTGTATTTTTGTGGGCTATTCTCACGCAGAAGGGATACTGGTGCTATCATCCACCTTCTCAACGGCGCTTTACGTCTATGGATATGCTCTTTCGTGAGATTGAGGCGTACTTTgcacctcttcaaggggagtTATTTGGTAGTGAAAAGGTGATTCATATTCCTACTTTTGATTGTCCTTTCCTTATCATAGATGATGGTGCTACTCAGAGGAATATAGGAAACAAGACTACTGATTTAGAGGCTCTCATTGATCCAACGGTTACTGTTCAGGGGGAGCAGGAGGCTCCTATTTAG
- the LOC122079552 gene encoding uncharacterized protein LOC122079552 has protein sequence MFISIVGHNDRYRDIAEHFQRSLNTIGEHFKKVLRAFILLGQENIKPPNFSRCPKQILEKPKLYPFFKDCIGAIDGTHVSASVPLSKQIPYRGRKGDTTWNVMCACDLDMKFTFVYAGWEGSANDCRVFNEALNNPKFEFPHPPPGTF, from the exons ATGTTTATATCTATCGTTGGTCACAATGATAGGTATAGAGACATAGCAGAACACTTTCAGCGTTCTCTTAACACTATAGGTGAACACTTTAAGAAAGTGTTACGTGCTTTCATACTACTGGGACAAGAGAATATCAAACCTCCAAACTTCAGTCGTTGCCCTAAACAGATTCTTGAAAAACCAAAGCTCTATCCTTTCTTCAAg GACTGCATTGGCGCGATTGATGGCACTCATGTTAGTGCTTCTGTACCTCTATCCAAACAAATACCGtacagaggaaggaaaggagataCGACTtggaatgttatgtgtgcatgtgaccttgacatgaaattcacttttgtgtacgctggttgggagggttcggcaaatgattgtcgagtattcaatgaggcattgaataaccctaaatttgaatttcctcatcctccacctGGTACGTTCTAA
- the LOC122079550 gene encoding putative casein kinase II subunit beta-4 isoform X5 yields the protein MRYRTPLLILLLFSSYGGGGGGGGGEGGELLESWISSSYSSSTTIIYIYQKEEEKMLRNGGGGASHRGVVTSTRSNPNTTAADTDLSNKPLKTSSALTDGRSGVASKKRSESVSTLAPRSKETKLSVQSPPELSDSESEETDLSSSEGDDSSWISWFCGLRGNELLCEVDEEYIQDDFNLCGLQGQVPYYDYALDMILDNDSLSGEVDGEEHGEIESAAELLYGLIHARYILTSKGLNAMHEKYKRVDFGRCPRVNCGGQPCLPVGTSDIPHDDSVKIYCPKCEDLYFPRCKYQSSILLIYCPFRCEFCSVRRSGGRLLFLLL from the exons ATGCGTTATAGAACCCCACTATTAATATTATTACTGTTTTCCAGTtacggaggaggaggaggaggaggaggaggagaaggaggagagttgttggaaagttggaTTAGTAGCAGTTATAGTAGTAGTACTactataatatatatttatcaaaaagaagaagaaaaaatgctgAGAAACGGTGGAGGAGGAGCCTCACATCGAGGAGTAGTTACCAGCACCAGATCTAATCCTAACACTACCGCCGCGGACACCGACTTATCTAATAAACCTTTGAAAACATCATCAGCTCTGACAGATGGCCGCTCCGGCGTCGCCTCGAAGAAGCGGTCGGAGAGTGTTTCCACTTTGGCACCCAGGAGCAAGGAGACTAAGCTCTCTGTCCAATCTCCTCCAG AGCtctcagattcagaaagtgagGAGACAGATCTCAGCAGTTCAGAGGGAGACGATTCATCATGGATCTCTTGGTTTTGTGGGTTGAGAGGAAATGAGCTCCTTTGCGAAGTTGACGAGGAGTATATTCAGGATGATTTTAATTTGTGTGGACTTCAGGGACAGGTTCCCTATTATGATTATGCCCTGGATATGATTTTAGACAACGATTCATTGAGTG GTGAGGTTGATGGTGAGGAACATGGTGAAATTGAATCTGCAGCTGAGTTGTTATATGGTCTTATACATGCACGTTATATTCTAACCAGCAAAGGATTGAATGCTATG CATGAGAAATACAAGAGGGTGGACTTTGGAAGATGCCCTCGTGTTAATTGTGGGGGGCAACCATGCTTGCCTGTGGGCACATCAGACATCCCTCATGATGACTCTGTGAAGATTTACTGCCCCAAATGTGAAGATTTGTACTTCCCGAGGTGCAAATATCAGAGCAGTATCCTTTTGATATATTGTCCCTTCAG
- the LOC122079550 gene encoding putative casein kinase II subunit beta-4 isoform X7, translating to MRYRTPLLILLLFSSYGGGGGGGGGEGGELLESWISSSYSSSTTIIYIYQKEEEKMLRNGGGGASHRGVVTSTRSNPNTTAADTDLSNKPLKTSSALTDGRSGVASKKRSESVSTLAPRSKETKLSVQSPPELSDSESEETDLSSSEGDDSSWISWFCGLRGNELLCEVDEEYIQDDFNLCGLQGQVPYYDYALDMILDNDSLSGEVDGEEHGEIESAAELLYGLIHARYILTSKGLNAMHEKYKRVDFGRCPRVNCGGQPCLPVGTSDIPHDDSVKIYCPKCEDLYFPRCKYQSSILLIYCPFRISS from the exons ATGCGTTATAGAACCCCACTATTAATATTATTACTGTTTTCCAGTtacggaggaggaggaggaggaggaggaggagaaggaggagagttgttggaaagttggaTTAGTAGCAGTTATAGTAGTAGTACTactataatatatatttatcaaaaagaagaagaaaaaatgctgAGAAACGGTGGAGGAGGAGCCTCACATCGAGGAGTAGTTACCAGCACCAGATCTAATCCTAACACTACCGCCGCGGACACCGACTTATCTAATAAACCTTTGAAAACATCATCAGCTCTGACAGATGGCCGCTCCGGCGTCGCCTCGAAGAAGCGGTCGGAGAGTGTTTCCACTTTGGCACCCAGGAGCAAGGAGACTAAGCTCTCTGTCCAATCTCCTCCAG AGCtctcagattcagaaagtgagGAGACAGATCTCAGCAGTTCAGAGGGAGACGATTCATCATGGATCTCTTGGTTTTGTGGGTTGAGAGGAAATGAGCTCCTTTGCGAAGTTGACGAGGAGTATATTCAGGATGATTTTAATTTGTGTGGACTTCAGGGACAGGTTCCCTATTATGATTATGCCCTGGATATGATTTTAGACAACGATTCATTGAGTG GTGAGGTTGATGGTGAGGAACATGGTGAAATTGAATCTGCAGCTGAGTTGTTATATGGTCTTATACATGCACGTTATATTCTAACCAGCAAAGGATTGAATGCTATG CATGAGAAATACAAGAGGGTGGACTTTGGAAGATGCCCTCGTGTTAATTGTGGGGGGCAACCATGCTTGCCTGTGGGCACATCAGACATCCCTCATGATGACTCTGTGAAGATTTACTGCCCCAAATGTGAAGATTTGTACTTCCCGAGGTGCAAATATCAGAGCAGTATCCTTTTGATATATTGTCCCTTCAG
- the LOC122079550 gene encoding putative casein kinase II subunit beta-4 isoform X8 has protein sequence MRYRTPLLILLLFSSYGGGGGGGGGEGGELLESWISSSYSSSTTIIYIYQKEEEKMLRNGGGGASHRGVVTSTRSNPNTTAADTDLSNKPLKTSSALTDGRSGVASKKRSESVSTLAPRSKETKLSVQSPPELSDSESEETDLSSSEGDDSSWISWFCGLRGNELLCEVDEEYIQDDFNLCGLQGQVPYYDYALDMILDNDSLSGEVDGEEHGEIESAAELLYGLIHARYILTSKGLNAMHEKYKRVDFGRCPRVNCGGQPCLPVGTSDIPHDDSVKIYCPKCEDLYFPRCKYQSSILLIYCPFRTW, from the exons ATGCGTTATAGAACCCCACTATTAATATTATTACTGTTTTCCAGTtacggaggaggaggaggaggaggaggaggagaaggaggagagttgttggaaagttggaTTAGTAGCAGTTATAGTAGTAGTACTactataatatatatttatcaaaaagaagaagaaaaaatgctgAGAAACGGTGGAGGAGGAGCCTCACATCGAGGAGTAGTTACCAGCACCAGATCTAATCCTAACACTACCGCCGCGGACACCGACTTATCTAATAAACCTTTGAAAACATCATCAGCTCTGACAGATGGCCGCTCCGGCGTCGCCTCGAAGAAGCGGTCGGAGAGTGTTTCCACTTTGGCACCCAGGAGCAAGGAGACTAAGCTCTCTGTCCAATCTCCTCCAG AGCtctcagattcagaaagtgagGAGACAGATCTCAGCAGTTCAGAGGGAGACGATTCATCATGGATCTCTTGGTTTTGTGGGTTGAGAGGAAATGAGCTCCTTTGCGAAGTTGACGAGGAGTATATTCAGGATGATTTTAATTTGTGTGGACTTCAGGGACAGGTTCCCTATTATGATTATGCCCTGGATATGATTTTAGACAACGATTCATTGAGTG GTGAGGTTGATGGTGAGGAACATGGTGAAATTGAATCTGCAGCTGAGTTGTTATATGGTCTTATACATGCACGTTATATTCTAACCAGCAAAGGATTGAATGCTATG CATGAGAAATACAAGAGGGTGGACTTTGGAAGATGCCCTCGTGTTAATTGTGGGGGGCAACCATGCTTGCCTGTGGGCACATCAGACATCCCTCATGATGACTCTGTGAAGATTTACTGCCCCAAATGTGAAGATTTGTACTTCCCGAGGTGCAAATATCAGAGCAGTATCCTTTTGATATATTGTCCCTTCAG GACTTGGTGA
- the LOC122079550 gene encoding putative casein kinase II subunit beta-4 isoform X6 produces MRYRTPLLILLLFSSYGGGGGGGGGEGGELLESWISSSYSSSTTIIYIYQKEEEKMLRNGGGGASHRGVVTSTRSNPNTTAADTDLSNKPLKTSSALTDGRSGVASKKRSESVSTLAPRSKETKLSVQSPPELSDSESEETDLSSSEGDDSSWISWFCGLRGNELLCEVDEEYIQDDFNLCGLQGQVPYYDYALDMILDNDSLSGEVDGEEHGEIESAAELLYGLIHARYILTSKGLNAMHEKYKRVDFGRCPRVNCGGQPCLPVGTSDIPHDDSVKIYCPKCEDLYFPRCKYQSSILLIYCPFRIDMLWFLLLI; encoded by the exons ATGCGTTATAGAACCCCACTATTAATATTATTACTGTTTTCCAGTtacggaggaggaggaggaggaggaggaggagaaggaggagagttgttggaaagttggaTTAGTAGCAGTTATAGTAGTAGTACTactataatatatatttatcaaaaagaagaagaaaaaatgctgAGAAACGGTGGAGGAGGAGCCTCACATCGAGGAGTAGTTACCAGCACCAGATCTAATCCTAACACTACCGCCGCGGACACCGACTTATCTAATAAACCTTTGAAAACATCATCAGCTCTGACAGATGGCCGCTCCGGCGTCGCCTCGAAGAAGCGGTCGGAGAGTGTTTCCACTTTGGCACCCAGGAGCAAGGAGACTAAGCTCTCTGTCCAATCTCCTCCAG AGCtctcagattcagaaagtgagGAGACAGATCTCAGCAGTTCAGAGGGAGACGATTCATCATGGATCTCTTGGTTTTGTGGGTTGAGAGGAAATGAGCTCCTTTGCGAAGTTGACGAGGAGTATATTCAGGATGATTTTAATTTGTGTGGACTTCAGGGACAGGTTCCCTATTATGATTATGCCCTGGATATGATTTTAGACAACGATTCATTGAGTG GTGAGGTTGATGGTGAGGAACATGGTGAAATTGAATCTGCAGCTGAGTTGTTATATGGTCTTATACATGCACGTTATATTCTAACCAGCAAAGGATTGAATGCTATG CATGAGAAATACAAGAGGGTGGACTTTGGAAGATGCCCTCGTGTTAATTGTGGGGGGCAACCATGCTTGCCTGTGGGCACATCAGACATCCCTCATGATGACTCTGTGAAGATTTACTGCCCCAAATGTGAAGATTTGTACTTCCCGAGGTGCAAATATCAGAGCAGTATCCTTTTGATATATTGTCCCTTCAG GATCGATATGCTCTGGTTTCTACTACTGATATAA
- the LOC122079550 gene encoding putative casein kinase II subunit beta-4 isoform X2, which produces MRYRTPLLILLLFSSYGGGGGGGGGEGGELLESWISSSYSSSTTIIYIYQKEEEKMLRNGGGGASHRGVVTSTRSNPNTTAADTDLSNKPLKTSSALTDGRSGVASKKRSESVSTLAPRSKETKLSVQSPPDSESEETDLSSSEGDDSSWISWFCGLRGNELLCEVDEEYIQDDFNLCGLQGQVPYYDYALDMILDNDSLSGEVDGEEHGEIESAAELLYGLIHARYILTSKGLNAMHEKYKRVDFGRCPRVNCGGQPCLPVGTSDIPHDDSVKIYCPKCEDLYFPRCKYQSSILLIYCPFRFQPSSTFVDFGVFLWAILTQKGYWCYHPPSQRRFTSMDMLFREIEAYFAPLQGELFGSEKVIHIPTFDCPFLIIDDGATQRNIGNKTTDLEALIDPTVTVQGEQEAPI; this is translated from the exons ATGCGTTATAGAACCCCACTATTAATATTATTACTGTTTTCCAGTtacggaggaggaggaggaggaggaggaggagaaggaggagagttgttggaaagttggaTTAGTAGCAGTTATAGTAGTAGTACTactataatatatatttatcaaaaagaagaagaaaaaatgctgAGAAACGGTGGAGGAGGAGCCTCACATCGAGGAGTAGTTACCAGCACCAGATCTAATCCTAACACTACCGCCGCGGACACCGACTTATCTAATAAACCTTTGAAAACATCATCAGCTCTGACAGATGGCCGCTCCGGCGTCGCCTCGAAGAAGCGGTCGGAGAGTGTTTCCACTTTGGCACCCAGGAGCAAGGAGACTAAGCTCTCTGTCCAATCTCCTCCAG attcagaaagtgagGAGACAGATCTCAGCAGTTCAGAGGGAGACGATTCATCATGGATCTCTTGGTTTTGTGGGTTGAGAGGAAATGAGCTCCTTTGCGAAGTTGACGAGGAGTATATTCAGGATGATTTTAATTTGTGTGGACTTCAGGGACAGGTTCCCTATTATGATTATGCCCTGGATATGATTTTAGACAACGATTCATTGAGTG GTGAGGTTGATGGTGAGGAACATGGTGAAATTGAATCTGCAGCTGAGTTGTTATATGGTCTTATACATGCACGTTATATTCTAACCAGCAAAGGATTGAATGCTATG CATGAGAAATACAAGAGGGTGGACTTTGGAAGATGCCCTCGTGTTAATTGTGGGGGGCAACCATGCTTGCCTGTGGGCACATCAGACATCCCTCATGATGACTCTGTGAAGATTTACTGCCCCAAATGTGAAGATTTGTACTTCCCGAGGTGCAAATATCAGAGCAGTATCCTTTTGATATATTGTCCCTTCAG GTTCCAGCCAAGCTCGACCTTCGTGGACTTCGGTGTATTTTTGTGGGCTATTCTCACGCAGAAGGGATACTGGTGCTATCATCCACCTTCTCAACGGCGCTTTACGTCTATGGATATGCTCTTTCGTGAGATTGAGGCGTACTTTgcacctcttcaaggggagtTATTTGGTAGTGAAAAGGTGATTCATATTCCTACTTTTGATTGTCCTTTCCTTATCATAGATGATGGTGCTACTCAGAGGAATATAGGAAACAAGACTACTGATTTAGAGGCTCTCATTGATCCAACGGTTACTGTTCAGGGGGAGCAGGAGGCTCCTATTTAG